The genome window TTCTTTGTAATTagtttcttttctttacTTGTTGTGTAATGAAGTATATAGCTTATTCTAAATTTCTCCATATGATTCCGTACCCTGTGATCAACTGCGCATTGGCTCGTGGCTCCCAGTGCTAAACATAACCCGACGTCACCGCTAAGACATCCACACCTTACTCTGTCCATTTCTTTACTTTCCCTACCTTTCCCACCAACGACACGGGACGCTTTCTCAAAAGCTCTGTACAGCGCATTCATCCAGCAACCGTTCTCGAACAATGCCTGCTCGCTAACCCAAGTATGAACTGCCAGAAATGCCGCCAGCCTCTCAGGCTGGACGGATCCCTCGAGGACCTCAATCCAGCCGCCTACGATGTGCTTGTTTGTATGTGGCCTGATCCTTTTTCTGCGCATGTATCTGACCTCGCTCGCCAGCATCTACATCTCCCCAAACCCTCAAGAAATCATCTGTAACGAGCCCACCGATTACGCAACCACAAGAGCAAGCGCGCAAGTCTCTATACGAAACAGTCTCAAGAAATACCGGGCCACCGACGTTCAAGCGCAACCATGGAGGGCATCCCCGCGATTCCTCTATGTCTTTCGTTTTATTGTCAGAGTCCCAGATGACTCACCCGAGTCAGCCTCCAGAGTCTCACGCTATGCCAACAGCATTGCGCCGTGCCAGCTCTGCCAGAAGTAATGGGGATAATGTTGACGCGCCTGTGGGAAACGAGATGGATAGGGTCAACCGACTTTTCGAAATTCTATCTGCGCGATCCGATATCGACCACCCTATCTGTGTTGAATGTACGGAAATGCTTGTTGAGGGCCTAcagaagaagctagaggTTACTTCACGCGAAAGAGACGCCTATGTGAAACATCTTAAGGAGGCGAAAGCAAACAAACCAAGCGAAGAAGACATGAAAGCTCAAGAGGAAGCGCTGAGAAAAGCTGAGCAGGATAGAGCAACAGCTATggaagagctgaagaagctggagtcGGAAAAGACTTCCTTAGATGAGGAGCTCGTAGCTCTTGAGGAGGAGTCGCGACAACTGGacaaagaggaggagaagttCTGGAGGGAACGAAACGAGTTTGCTACCAAGATGGGTGAATTCCAGGCGGAAAAGGACAGCATCAACGCCAAGTACAGCAACGATTCCCAGCTCCTAGAAAAGCTGCAGCGATCTAACGTATATAACGACACCTTTTGTATCAGCCACGATGGGAGCTTTGCGACAATTAACGGTCTTCGGCTTGGTCGTCTCTCTAACAAACCGGTAGATTGGCCAGAAATCAACGCCGCGTGGGGACACGCACTGCTACTCTTGGTTACCGTTGCGGACAAACTTTCCTACAGATTCGATGGATATGACCCGCAGCCCATGGGAAGCACGTCAAGAATCATCCGATACGAAGTACCAAGCCCTTCTTCCAGTCGACTAGGCAGTCGCGCTGTCAATGCCCCCCCAAAGAAGCATGTACTTGAGTTGTACAGCTCTGGAGATATGCCTCTAGGATTAACATTCATGCACCGACGCTTTGATAACGCCATGGTTGGGTTCCTGGAGCTTGTACGACAGCTGGGCGCGTATGTCCATAGGCAAACAGATGCAACTGGCACACCTCTTAGCTTGCCATATAAGATTGACGGTGACAAGATTGGCGATGTCAGCATCAAACTCGGCATTGCgcaagatgatggatggacgAAGGCGTGCAAGCTGACATTGACGTGTTGTAAGTTTCTGCTCGCGCACGCCAGCAACGTCACTTCCAACGCAAGAAATGGTGGGAACTGAATAACTCCGCCGCTAGTTGACTGAAAGAACTTGGGGTTCTCTGATTTGGGTTCTCTTGTGTCTCCCTTAGGTACTAAAAGTGGTGGAGTTTTGGACAAGCTGGACGGCGTTATAGGGTGGAAATTGAGCATAGAGGCTGCGTCCCTTCTGTCGTATAGAATTATTTGGCATCATAAATGGTAATGAGGTGACAGTCCTTTTTGCCTGTCTGCCTCATTTCCAAAAAAGCGCAAACATTGCAATTGTGTGTTCCGGCCCGTATCATACGAGAGTGGTGCCTTCTAGTCACCTGGGTGAGTATTGCTGGCACGTCTGCTTTCTGTATAGAGGTTCACTTTTCGCTTTGTAGGTACCTAGGAAGGCCGACACCTTCCGATTGTGATTGTTCAATACTTAGCAACAGACCAAGCTAAACCAGGAGCTTGAGCAGTCACTTATTCTTCGTGATTCATGGTCTCGCTGCACTTCGCCTTTTAAACCCTCACATCCACAACAACtcccaacttcttcaacctgAAGCATCCTCTATCGAGCACTCAAAATGGGCAGTTGCGCTCATTGTGGCAAGTATTCAACCGTGGGGTGCTCCCATTGTATGGGAGCTCCAGAATACCAAGACG of Fusarium oxysporum Fo47 chromosome I, complete sequence contains these proteins:
- a CDS encoding autophagy protein Apg6-domain-containing protein is translated as MNCQKCRQPLRLDGSLEDLNPAAYDVLVSSTSPQTLKKSSVTSPPITQPQEQARKSLYETVSRNTGPPTFKRNHGGHPRDSSMSFVLLSESQMTHPSQPPESHAMPTALRRASSARSNGDNVDAPVGNEMDRVNRLFEILSARSDIDHPICVECTEMLVEGLQKKLEVTSRERDAYVKHLKEAKANKPSEEDMKAQEEALRKAEQDRATAMEELKKLESEKTSLDEELVALEEESRQLDKEEEKFWRERNEFATKMGEFQAEKDSINAKYSNDSQLLEKLQRSNVYNDTFCISHDGSFATINGLRLGRLSNKPVDWPEINAAWGHALLLLVTVADKLSYRFDGYDPQPMGSTSRIIRYEVPSPSSSRLGSRAVNAPPKKHVLELYSSGDMPLGLTFMHRRFDNAMVGFLELVRQLGAYVHRQTDATGTPLSLPYKIDGDKIGDVSIKLGIAQDDGWTKACKLTLTCCKFLLAHASNVTSNARNGGN